A window from Mytilus galloprovincialis chromosome 8, xbMytGall1.hap1.1, whole genome shotgun sequence encodes these proteins:
- the LOC143084881 gene encoding uncharacterized protein LOC143084881: protein MIQTKYLAIFALVVVLFNYTDGNCVFPDELKGSWKHPEGDDTLLQFTSDELTGFKLTVPRLSQSDFECISFRVDGDSTKYMLRARNSVTVFGVRPALYMCVEIKEKNNIKYYSIDTKKDPILQDKLYGTAVNTIPDISDVCNLGDQEGIVILKESGNGPKQTKRKITSLLSQLRQALEQKDDNFDIKK, encoded by the exons ATGATTCAGACGAAATATTTAGCAATCTTTGCTCTTGTAGTAGTGCTGTTTAATTACACAG ATGGGAACTGTGTTTTCCCTGATGAGCTAAAAGGAAGCTGGAAACATCCTGAAGGAGATGACACTTTGTTACAGTTCACTAGCGATGAATTAACTGGGTTTAAGTTAACTGTTCCTAGACTATCCCAGTCAGATTTTGAGTGTATAAGTTTTCGTGTTGACGGAGATTCAACAAAGTACATGTTAAG AGCCAGAAACTCTGTGACAGTATTTGGAGTGAGACCAGCACTTTACATGTGtgtagaaataaaagaaaagaacaatATCAAGTACTATTCGATCGACACAA AGAAAGATCCTATCTTACAAGACAAGTTGTACGGCACGGCAGTAAATACAATACCAGATATATCAGATGTCTGCAATCTGGGTGACCAGGAAGGAATTGTAATATTAAAAGAGTCTGGAAATGGCCCCAAacagacaaaaagaaaaattaccag CTTGTTAAGCCAGTTAAGACAAGCTCTTGAACAGAAGGATGACAATTTCGAcataaagaaataa